The genomic window GTGAGCAGCACAAAGCCGTCACTGCCATCGCTATCCACAGACAGCCCGTCCTCGGGGCCGCTCCCGTCCACAGACGTGGTGTCAAACGAATGTTGGGATGTTGTCCTCTTCATGGAGAAGAAGCGCATCCGGCTGCTGCCACCCCCGCCAGGAGTCACTGCTCCCTCTTCTGCTTTAGGCACAGCATCCCTACCAAAAACCCGTATAGGAAAGCAGCTTAGCCTCTGCACTACACAGGTTTTGGGCTGAACTCTGAACACTGGCGGGACAGGCTGTAGCGTATTTAAGCCACCCCCAAGAGATGAATGTCTAACCCATGCTTAAGATCCTCTCCAAAGAGGAGACTTGACAGTCTCTCAAGGCTGtttgcttcagtttcttctggGAAAGACTCCAGCGCACCCACTTGTTTCACGAAAAGAGAGGGACTGCCAGCACTGGCCAGCCTGGGCTAGGCCTGAACTCACAATCCAGGCTTGCTCTGTGCATCACTACCATTTAGCTAAAACAGCTCCACCATCCCCACATCTGATTACCACATGGGGTTCAGCTGAAGATATTCATACAccaaaaatttaaatacaagttACCAAAAAAGCTACTATACAGCTGTCATTTGGCCATAACATCAAGTTACTGGCAAATGGCCTGTATTTGCACTGACAACTTAGAAACTAGAGGAATTTTCCCAGGCTCTCTTGGCCAAAATCTCCTATTGCTGGTATAAAGCAAACCTCATGCCTCACAGCAACCCTAAGAGAGGCTTTGTTTTAGCAGTAAAAGGCAATTGTCTGTGGGGCATGCAGGATCTGTGATCCAAacgacagagagagaaagggggCAGTCAGCCTACGCTTTGCCTCTTTTCCAGCAGCTTTGCTCCTGCTATTTTGAAGCACAGGAGGATGACTCACTCACTTGGTTGGTGGGAGAGAGAGCATTTTCTGCATGGTGGAGGTCATCTTCTCCCGGCTCAGGCTCAAAGCGTCTTTCGTTATAGACATGGCTTCTTTGGTGAGGTCCATAGTCGCGTGCAAAGCTTCCCTAGTGGCATCCTTTGTGATATGCAGTGCACTAGACAACTCCACTTCCAGGTTTTTTAATGGGATGAGCTCTGCCTGCCCGTTGAGAGTGACGCTTCCTCTCCTCAAGGACTGTACATCTGAGGTTGGGCTGgaagggagggcaggagggctCTGAGGATGGCTGCTGGACTCTGCCGGTCTTTCCGCAACCAGGGCTTCCACAGCTTCATGTGCTTCCTCTATCAGGCCTTTCTCCTCCATACTCTTACTACATGGACTTTTACTCAGAGCTCCATCACTTGCAGATCTTGGGAGTCCCTCCAGTGGTGCGGTGGTTACACCTGTACCTGTTTCTTCAGTCCCACTATCCTCTGGGACCTTTGAGCTACTGATTGCTTCCTTCTCTGAACTTGTCTCTGATTTCAGCTCCTTCTCTTCAGCTGCCAGCCCCTCCTTGCTGTCTGAGGGCGAGAGCTCCGACTCTATCAGGCTTGTTGTGTCTGAGTCAAGGGATCGGGGTTCCAAGCCAGAGCCTGGCATGGGGTTCATGAACAGGGCAACTTCGGCACTGTGGAACATAACTCCTACACAAGCAGACATAGGATCTAAAGGAGACCCAGTCACTTCCTGTGTATCTTGGGCCAGCTGCTCCTGTAGTGTTTGCAAAACCTCTTTCATCCTGAGCAGCACCAAATATTGATAGTGGTTGAGCCGAACTTTGACATGAACAGATGAGGATAAAAGCATGTGAATATCAGCAGAGGATTCCAGCTCTTTATCTTCTAATCCATCATCAGTTTCACAGTCACATTCTCCCAAGACGCCCATTGTCTCTGGGACCTTGTAGATGTTCTTCAGATCTTGGTCAGTCTTTGATCTTTGGCAAATCCCATGCTCCCTGGAAAGGTTCTCATTCTTGGAATGGTTGCTAAAGCTGGCAGAAGGCTTGATTTTCAATTCAGAAGCAGCCAGTGCCTGTCGTTTAGACATCTGAGCTTGCCCCCATCTCTTGGGAAGGCATGCCCAAATGGAAAGGGGAAATGGATCAATAAAGTTAATGGCTCTGCCCTTTGAACTCTCAGCACCCTCAAAGTCCAGGGAAAGCTCTGTGAAATTCATAGACCATAGGTCTTCAGAGGCAGAGGATTTGTGGAGCACCTGGGAAAAGCCTATGTGCTTCTGAGGTCTGTCATCCACCTCATATGCATGGCGCAAGAAAAGGGTGTGGAGAAGGCTGAAGTTGTCATCCTGAGACCTTGGGAACCGGGCATAGTTAGAGTGGAAGAATTCTGAATTGGCAAATCTGCGGAAGAGGCTCTGGAGGTCCTGGCAACTGCAGGAGGGAGCGTGGCGGGTGTTGGTGGCAGTCATCTCTGACACGCGAATGCACAGTGCCTGCGGACGATCTCGATGGTCAGTAACTTTCTTCTCCACAGGGATGTTGAGCTACAAGGAGGAGAGATGCAAGAATTTCAAGTAAAGAGGTTAGAAAGGAAATTGAGAGAGGCCATTTACACAGAAGGGTAATTGTGGAATACATAACAAATGGACAGACTAGGAATTTTACTACAGTCCTAGGAGGTTAGACTCTCAAATCATCCCTAtctttattatcattattataaATCAGGGAAGAGAATCAGACAGGAAGGAATTTAAACTGACTTTCAGGTTCCTTTATCATCCATGGTTTGTGCAGCAGGTCAAACTTAAAAACTGTACACTTTGACCCTTCTTCACAAGGGCTTACTATCCACTCAGGCTTTAAAGTTTCATCACAGAACTGCTAACAAGGCTAGTCAATGGCAAACACAAGAGGATGTCAACGCTGCAGATGCATGCCAACTGGGAACGGGATGAGAGTTATAAAGTGGTTTTCAAAGGCCAGAAAGCAACTTTTGGCTactacagacttttttttaagctgtgtaAATGCAGCCTGCAGCAGATGACTATTTTTACACACCTGAACCATCAAGTTCGCTTCAACAGTCTTTTCATAAATTCTGACCTTCCTGTATATGCTGGGCTAGAACTCAAGTACATGTTTTATTCCCCATAGATCAAAACAAAAGACACAGAGCAGACGGCCTAAAAAGGTCAAATTCCTGTTTTCTCATTCTGAACTCCAGCTGTGTCCTAGGCTCAAGTTCCTTCCATGAAAGGGAAGCAGAAAACCCTGAaaactgagaaaggaaagaaacaaacagtaCCTTCAGCCGGAAGCCATCTAGTCGAATGTCAAAGTGCTCATCATGCTTGCCCGAGTCCTCCAGCTTGTAGATGGCTTTGAACTGCTCCAAGCTGCGATAAAGATCTAGACAGAAGAGGTTTATCCAGAGCACACTTGCTGTATCCACGGTAAGCATCAAGTCATTCAGCTGTGCATACAGGTTTGGGCACGGAACTAGAACAAAAAAGAATCAGGACGGATTAGTAACAGTCAGCAAAGGCGCTTCAAATGGTCTCGAGCTCAATGTATAACCTGTACCAATATCACCAAAGCAGAGGGCTTTAACACTCACTGCAAGAAACCTCTTGATCAAAGGGAGAAACTGAAGGGCAGCAGTGAAGTGACATGTTCTAGTTCTCCCATCAAGTCAGCTGCAAAAACCTAGTCAACGGGTGAGGCAGAACCCAAGGCCTGGGCAGACATAGCAGATTTTTCAATATGCCCCGGGCAAGTTATTTTTCAAGCATAACTCTGCCCACATGTTTTGCACCAAGGATCTAGCCCAGTTTCCagtagggaaagaaaacaaaacaaaacaccctcCCCCAACACCTTCTTCCCAACAGAAAAGGCATACaactaggaaaaaaaccccacacccTCAGAGAAACTGTAAGAGGGTTAACACactgaaagaattaaaagtgGACTGATTCTTTAAGAAGCTTGTGAAAGAAGGTGCTAACCTTGGTATATTACCTGGAAAGTCCTGATTGTCTGGGAAGTAATACTCTGTAAATTCAATATGGATTGCAGAGACCTGATCGGGAAGATTGAGGAATTTTCTACTACATGAAAGCAAGGTGGAGGGTTTCTTACTGTGCTGACCAGCTGTAGAAACCTGCAAACACAATGGTAAGCAGTTGTGTTAAATTCAGAtttggcaaaataaaatgtccCAGTAACCCTGCAGTTTCCCACATTCAATCTACTTCATTTACATAAACATACTCTGTttacaagtaaaaataaaactttttctgCATGTTAATATTTTCAGCTCCTTTCCTTTGAGGGAATTTGGTTCTTTATGTCTCCCGTAACTATTAGTAAAAGCCATGACAATCAGAATTAGGTGATGTGAATAAACAGAACTGCAAtctattttagcatttttcagGATTAACAACATGTTGATAAATCCATTATAATGTCTGGTACTGATTATCCTCTTATGAGGGATACAGAGTATATTAATGCGGGGTCTGATCCAGTCCAGTGATCCTTTCTCTCCTGGGTCAGAAAGCAAGAGGGAAGACTTACTCCTCTCCTATCAAAATCCATGCACTTactaatttttcaaatgaacagATCTTTTATTCTGAGCTTGCCTTATGCTTGATGAAAGTTTAGATGTGAACAGACAGGCACATAGCTTAGGATTCTGCAGAAACTCTGTGGTTATGCATGCAGTTTCCACTGAATATGAAAATTATCTGCAGTTCATACTTAGTTTAAAAGTTTTACATGCAACACAATAAAGGCATCTGGGTTCCCTGgttgcaagatttttttttttttttggcttagaTGACATGAGGTTTGCATGATTTATTTCCACTGTATCAattaaattattactttttttttaaaaaaaaaaaaaagacgacaCAAACAACGGACATTAGCTCATTTCCAGGCACTGCCCACATCCCTACCTGGTGAACGTCTAGGTCATCCACTCGAACCACTACACAGCTAGATCGAAGGCGGTTCCAGGAAGGGTGCCGGAGTTGTGGTAAGCTTGAAGGAGGGACACGGCCTTTCTCTGAGGGATTTTTATGAGGACTCAGCAAAGTATCTGTAGGGATGGAAGAGCAGAATCAACCAGGGTTTTACTTATCTTCTTTGTAGTGAACTTCACCATCAATGCCATGGAGTCCCGAAAAACACATACATGCTTATAGAGTGAAAATAACAGAATcagatttataaataaatggGCAGTGCTAGgcagtaaaaaaaaaccaaccaaccaaccaaaaaaaaacaaaaacaaaagaacttagtacttgtgaaagaaaaacttgCGAAAGATCAGTATGCCCTGTAGCCAGAGAACATAGTTCTTCAGCCTGGCTTTTGGTATCTTCCAGCACTCAGGGCATTTCATTACTCATTACATACTCACTtacggaaaaaaaaatcagtaaacaAGCTAGGAAAGTGATTACTGCAATCTGTTCGTTCTCTCTGCAGTGTCATTCTGGAATGATATGCATTTTACTTTGTCATAGAATTTACAATTTTTATTGTGCTATGGATCTCTGCACCAACAAATCAACCTGCTAAGTCAGTGAAGCAGAACTAGAGATACTGCTGGATGGAGCAAAGCTGTTACCATCTTCTGCTTTACCAGCAATTTTATCAAACATTGTTACCTGGTTTCTTTTTGAAGGGAGAAAGTGGAGTCCTGTTAAATGAAGGGTCCATTTCTTCATAATGCTTCTCAACCTTGCTTTGAAATTCACTGACCAACTTCTTTGCCCACTGTCCTCGGGTTTCCATGGCCTCGCCGTATCTCACCCAGTGCTTGCAGGCATCTCCTGCATGGAAGAAAACATCCTGGCTTTCAAATGAAGTTCCTGGATGCACGTAATCCTGCTGCTCCCCGCAAATACATGTAAATCTGTAAagcatttcctttcattgaTGACCCGATTCTGTAACATGCAATATGCAGCACACTAAGTGCTCATGAAACAAGACCAGGCTTCCACATAACAGAGCTGTTCCTGCCAGATCTTCTTTATTCAGTTAAACAGACTTTCTCCCAAGATACATCCTATAACACTTTTAAATTGATTAGGTACATGTAAGAACCAGATCCAGAGCTTAAGCAACTGAAAAGGGATCCAAATACTCAACTTTTTGGCTTTATAACAGATAGTAACTTATTCCTTGCTTTCTACTCTATTCTGCCAGAAGGTTAAACCTGGTTAAACCTACCTCATCTACAAAGAGGTAAATTAGATTAATCCTGCCCATGAGGATTTAAGTCACAAATCCTTTGTGAAGCCTTTCTTCCAATCCCGCTTGAAGCCATGTAGCATCATTGTTCTctaaattctctctctttttttttaatctctcttccCAAGTTGAGACACACTCCCTTACCTGCCCTGTGGAAAGGATAATAGTCAAAGGCCATCCTCCTGAACGTCAGCTGTATAGCACCTCCCAGCATCCCATGCTTCAAAGTGCCTgtggagaacaggaaaaaacaaaacaaaacatgaacaCCTCTGCAGTTCAAGTCCTCAGGAGAATTCAGAACTGCCGACTGATTGCCATCATGGCCAATAttagagtattttctttttaaaagtggtACCAAAACCTTTTGCTAGACAAAAAAATAGCGGTCAACAGAATGAAATTGTTTATACCAAAGAGCCAGACCTTGAATCTCAAATACAGAACTGTAAGATCACATCACTTCCCAGGCCCCCATCAATTACATTTTTCACTACAATAACCAGTGCTATGAAATAAAGACAGCAAAAACTGCACTGAAATGCTGATAACAACAGCTCAGGAGAAGGCAGCAacagaccagaaaaaaaaaaaaaaaaaaaaaaacagacaaacctGACCTCTGTAATAGCAACGGTAAGgcattaagatttatttttttaaggcagatGCATAGGAATGAACACTAGAGACTGCTGTACACTGAAAGAGtgagacagaaaggaagaaaggtaCCTTTAtctcaaaacaaagaaaaagtaattaaagtaCACCTCAGTAGAGGGGAGCTATGAGTAATACAATTACTTAATTATATATACACAACTGAACAGGCAGAAAAATGGTCTGCTGAAGAAGGCAAAGAATCCTTGTTTAGGACATTCCAAGTAGAATGGTTGCACTGTCAAGTGCTACAATTTCTTACCAAGTGGAATGATCTATTAGATCATGTCCTATCTCCTTTGCGCAATACCAGATTG from Rhea pennata isolate bPtePen1 chromosome 25, bPtePen1.pri, whole genome shotgun sequence includes these protein-coding regions:
- the BLTP3A gene encoding bridge-like lipid transfer protein family member 3A translates to MAGIIKKQILKHLSRFTKNLSPDKINLSTLKGQGQLTNLELDEEVLQNVLELPTWLAITRVYCNKASIRIQWTKLKTHPICLYLDKVEVEMRTCEEPRPPNGQSPIALAAGQSEYGFAEKVVEGMFIVVNSITIKIHSKAFHASFELWQLQGYSVNPNWQQSDLRLTRITDPQRGEVLTFKELTWQTLRIEADATDNGDQDPVTTPLRLITNQGRIQISLKRRTKDCNVVASKLMFLLDDLLWVLTDSQLKAMMKYAESLSEAMEKSAQQRKSLAPESVQITPPAPSTQQSWSQSFGVSPSASSIGQYFDKHDMKESSYHLLISRLDLHICDDSHTRESGTLKHGMLGGAIQLTFRRMAFDYYPFHRAGDACKHWVRYGEAMETRGQWAKKLVSEFQSKVEKHYEEMDPSFNRTPLSPFKKKPDTLLSPHKNPSEKGRVPPSSLPQLRHPSWNRLRSSCVVVRVDDLDVHQVSTAGQHSKKPSTLLSCSRKFLNLPDQVSAIHIEFTEYYFPDNQDFPVPCPNLYAQLNDLMLTVDTASVLWINLFCLDLYRSLEQFKAIYKLEDSGKHDEHFDIRLDGFRLKLNIPVEKKVTDHRDRPQALCIRVSEMTATNTRHAPSCSCQDLQSLFRRFANSEFFHSNYARFPRSQDDNFSLLHTLFLRHAYEVDDRPQKHIGFSQVLHKSSASEDLWSMNFTELSLDFEGAESSKGRAINFIDPFPLSIWACLPKRWGQAQMSKRQALAASELKIKPSASFSNHSKNENLSREHGICQRSKTDQDLKNIYKVPETMGVLGECDCETDDGLEDKELESSADIHMLLSSSVHVKVRLNHYQYLVLLRMKEVLQTLQEQLAQDTQEVTGSPLDPMSACVGVMFHSAEVALFMNPMPGSGLEPRSLDSDTTSLIESELSPSDSKEGLAAEEKELKSETSSEKEAISSSKVPEDSGTEETGTGVTTAPLEGLPRSASDGALSKSPCSKSMEEKGLIEEAHEAVEALVAERPAESSSHPQSPPALPSSPTSDVQSLRRGSVTLNGQAELIPLKNLEVELSSALHITKDATREALHATMDLTKEAMSITKDALSLSREKMTSTMQKMLSLPPTKDAVPKAEEGAVTPGGGGSSRMRFFSMKRTTSQHSFDTTSVDGSGPEDGLSVDSDGSDGFVLLTDSEPSLDPLSLGHLPQEHDDTGSRASPMAEDEDRVSPEINSSTSQSEDPSLQLVSVLMLKMNEMNCGIEARGDDLSVALQVMDVVPEQLNNVGMWQYLRGYLGDPGVEKPSVPEASKTQPEVCLRLEIGPNAAVHSPLAVQNGFLHMLVHSYTAELFMSFLTNLGPFLEDEIIPEVIPMEIEIVNAKITLKDDSPRVYPTSPGPVPITLAVDHIIVKRRDDGAFYLTAPQGEGSPKQEKPVSAFKEQTTPSPAVCVLAAPAGGIRGLQLKEVPELQRELQTMKIALAEANMDKARLLQEIRKYNPLFQL